From Zavarzinella sp., one genomic window encodes:
- a CDS encoding DUF6580 family putative transport protein: protein MTARTDHEWKPQALAIISLFGLIAVVMRLLPPEMRVWWNITPIGGLAVFAGARLRLGYALLVPVLVMAVCDTLFYATKGWYPSPYSYLGFAAYVVLGYLLARKSASLVKPAVAGLTGYVLFFFITNTGAWIEPALPEYAPQTWQTLLLSYRKGLEFMTAQDYGVAKMLAQVGLDVITAVGLVALHARLARQYNPAELPA from the coding sequence ATGACTGCACGAACTGACCACGAATGGAAACCCCAGGCATTGGCTATAATTAGTCTGTTCGGACTAATTGCCGTTGTGATGCGTTTACTGCCACCTGAAATGCGGGTGTGGTGGAATATCACCCCGATTGGTGGGCTGGCCGTATTTGCTGGTGCACGCCTGCGACTGGGTTATGCCTTACTAGTGCCAGTGCTGGTCATGGCGGTGTGCGATACCCTGTTCTACGCCACCAAGGGCTGGTATCCATCGCCGTATTCCTACCTGGGCTTTGCTGCCTACGTGGTACTGGGGTACCTGCTGGCAAGGAAAAGTGCCAGTCTTGTGAAGCCAGCGGTAGCAGGTCTGACCGGCTATGTGCTGTTTTTCTTCATTACCAATACAGGTGCCTGGATTGAACCCGCACTGCCGGAATACGCCCCACAGACCTGGCAGACTTTGCTGCTGAGCTATCGCAAAGGCTTGGAATTCATGACCGCACAAGACTATGGGGTGGCAAAAATGCTCGCCCAGGTGGGACTGGACGTGATCACTGCGGTGGGACTGGTTGCATTACACGCACGTCTGGCACGTCAATACAATCCCGCAGAATTACCCGCGTAA